From the genome of Gemmatimonadota bacterium:
TCAACGCCTCGCTGGTTCCGATGACGCTCTGGGAGTGGTGTAGGGCGGCATCGCCGCGTCGCACGGTGGCGATGCCGGCCGGATTCCACCATACCGCATCGCCGCTCCCATTCGCCGCCATCATCGATTGCCCCATGCCGACCGCGCGTGCGGAGACCGGAAGGAGCAGGAAGAGCGCCGCTTGATCGGCGATTCCATTCTGCGCGCGCAGCCGCCTCGGCGCGATCGACGCGACGAGGCCGAGCGCAACGACTGCGACCTGACGAAGGCGCCTAAATGGGCGTCGCCTCATCAGTGAGCATGATGGGAATATCGTCGCGGATGGGATACTGGAGGCGGCAGGCAGGACACACGAGTACCGCGTCGCGTTCGCGGTGTTCCAG
Proteins encoded in this window:
- a CDS encoding Trm112 family protein translates to MSPQLLAILVCPRCKGTLEHRERDAVLVCPACRLQYPIRDDIPIMLTDEATPI